A genomic region of bacterium contains the following coding sequences:
- a CDS encoding cytochrome c biogenesis protein ResB, with the protein MADEKRAPSLIDRIWDFFISVKLAIVTLIVLAATSILGTIIEQNQPPEKYHQIYEDWAFVLMDRLNLFDMYHSKWFLFLLVLFTVNLSCCTIDRFPRMLKVVRNPRTKLDGSLEKSLSLADRWKRKGTLSEWAGKYAAALSASFAKPKVTEDGSEVHLYAETGVASRFGVYVTHLSIIIIFIGAIVGNVFGFKGNVNVPEGEAVTQVPVRGGTRMQDLGFTVRCNSFSLETYPSGQPKAYKSDLSVIDGGREVLRKTIVVNDPLQYKGIWFYQASYGQAGGATAQVAVARKDGTPVRMLALAANEPVPIDGYGVVRGVNYEQNFQGSGPALQVVVEKPGQPSSSFWIVQGRPDLDRQRADSLVFSFRGLSSRMFTGLQVAKDPGVNIVWLGCALMVIGLIMAFFLSHQRVWVRLARGTDGRVEVVLAGSASRNRIAFEKRFEKLQTGVKAAGQ; encoded by the coding sequence ATGGCTGACGAGAAGCGCGCTCCATCCCTGATCGATCGGATCTGGGACTTCTTCATCTCCGTCAAGCTGGCCATCGTCACCCTGATCGTCCTCGCCGCCACGTCGATCCTCGGCACGATCATCGAGCAGAACCAGCCCCCGGAGAAGTACCACCAGATCTACGAGGATTGGGCGTTCGTCCTCATGGACCGCCTCAACCTGTTCGACATGTACCACTCCAAGTGGTTCCTCTTCCTGCTCGTCCTGTTCACCGTGAACCTTTCCTGCTGCACCATCGACCGCTTCCCGAGGATGCTGAAGGTGGTGCGGAACCCGCGGACGAAGCTCGACGGAAGCCTCGAAAAATCGCTGTCGCTCGCGGACCGATGGAAACGGAAGGGGACCCTTTCGGAGTGGGCCGGAAAATACGCGGCGGCGCTCTCCGCCTCCTTCGCGAAGCCGAAGGTCACCGAGGACGGGAGCGAGGTGCACCTGTACGCCGAAACCGGCGTGGCTTCCCGGTTCGGCGTCTATGTGACCCACCTCTCCATCATCATCATCTTCATCGGGGCGATCGTCGGGAACGTCTTCGGTTTCAAGGGGAACGTGAACGTCCCCGAAGGGGAGGCGGTCACGCAGGTCCCCGTGCGCGGGGGAACACGGATGCAGGACCTCGGGTTCACGGTCCGCTGCAACTCGTTCAGCCTCGAGACGTACCCGAGCGGCCAGCCCAAGGCGTACAAGTCCGACCTCAGCGTCATCGACGGGGGGCGGGAAGTGCTCCGGAAGACGATCGTGGTGAACGACCCGCTGCAGTACAAGGGGATCTGGTTCTACCAGGCGAGCTACGGGCAGGCGGGGGGCGCGACGGCCCAGGTGGCGGTGGCCCGCAAGGACGGGACCCCGGTGAGGATGCTCGCCCTCGCGGCCAACGAGCCGGTTCCGATCGACGGCTACGGGGTCGTGCGGGGGGTGAACTACGAGCAGAACTTCCAGGGCAGCGGCCCGGCCCTCCAGGTGGTCGTGGAGAAGCCAGGCCAGCCGTCCTCCTCGTTCTGGATCGTCCAGGGACGCCCCGACCTCGACCGGCAGCGCGCCGATTCCCTGGTCTTCTCCTTCCGTGGCTTAAGCTCGAGGATGTTCACCGGGCTCCAGGTCGCGAAGGACCCCGGGGTGAACATCGTCTGGCTGGGGTGCGCCCTCATGGTGATCGGGCTCATCATGGCGTTCTTCCTCTCGCACCAGCGCGTATGGGTCCGGCTCGCGCGGGGGACGGACGGCCGTGTCGAGGTCGTCCTCGCCGGCTCGGCCAGCCGCAACCGGATCGCCTTCGAGAAGAGATTCGAGAAACTACAGACCGGCGTTAAGGCGGCGGGGCAATGA
- a CDS encoding adenylosuccinate synthase has translation MKSVIVLGAQWGDEGKGKIVDIYSEFADTIVRPAGGNNAGHTLVVKGEKFIFHLIPSGILHPGKKCVIANGVVIDPKVLLMEIDRLKERGYLKDDAQLKIGLLANIILPYHVLLDKAREEKLGSRKIGTTARGIGPCYEDKIARVGIRACDLLQPESFAEKLRANLEAKNFLLKNYFGGEEVPFQATLDEYLAYGERLKKYLLDTSLFINEEIAQGAKVLFEGAQGALLDIDHGTYPFVTSSNTTAGGACTGSGVGPTKIGGVIGVSKAYATRVGGGPFPTELFDEEGQKIRDRGNEYGSTTGRPRRCGWFDAPVVRYANRLNGLAGIALTKLDVLSGLAFVKMCVAYEIDGVRREQVPLSLTEFEAAKPVYEQVEGWKEDISSAREFGDLPKAARKFVQMIEEVTAVEVSLVSVGPDRNQTIVRRNPFRA, from the coding sequence TTGAAAAGCGTCATCGTGCTCGGCGCCCAGTGGGGCGATGAGGGCAAGGGAAAGATCGTCGACATCTATTCGGAGTTCGCCGACACGATCGTGCGTCCCGCCGGCGGGAACAACGCCGGGCACACCCTCGTGGTCAAGGGGGAGAAGTTCATCTTCCACCTCATCCCGTCCGGCATCCTCCACCCGGGGAAGAAATGCGTCATCGCCAACGGGGTGGTGATCGACCCGAAGGTGCTCCTCATGGAGATCGACCGCCTGAAGGAGCGCGGCTACCTGAAGGACGACGCCCAGCTGAAGATCGGCCTGCTGGCGAACATCATCCTCCCGTACCACGTCCTGCTCGACAAGGCGCGGGAAGAGAAGCTCGGGAGCAGGAAGATCGGGACCACGGCGCGGGGAATCGGGCCGTGCTACGAGGACAAGATCGCGCGCGTCGGCATCCGGGCGTGCGACCTCCTCCAGCCGGAATCTTTTGCGGAGAAGCTTCGCGCGAACCTCGAGGCGAAGAACTTCCTGCTGAAGAATTATTTCGGCGGCGAGGAGGTTCCCTTCCAGGCGACGCTGGACGAATACCTCGCGTACGGGGAGCGGCTGAAGAAGTACCTCCTCGACACCTCGCTCTTCATCAACGAGGAGATCGCCCAGGGGGCCAAGGTGCTGTTCGAAGGGGCCCAGGGGGCGCTGCTCGACATCGACCACGGCACCTACCCGTTCGTCACCTCCTCGAACACGACGGCGGGCGGCGCCTGCACGGGATCCGGCGTCGGCCCGACGAAGATCGGCGGCGTCATCGGGGTTTCCAAGGCCTACGCGACGCGTGTCGGCGGCGGGCCGTTCCCCACGGAGCTGTTCGACGAGGAGGGGCAGAAGATCCGGGATCGCGGAAACGAGTACGGATCGACCACGGGGCGGCCGCGGCGGTGCGGCTGGTTCGATGCGCCGGTCGTGCGGTACGCGAATCGCCTCAACGGGCTGGCCGGCATCGCGTTGACCAAGCTGGACGTCCTCTCGGGCCTGGCGTTCGTGAAGATGTGCGTCGCGTACGAGATCGACGGCGTCCGCCGGGAGCAGGTCCCCCTGTCCCTGACCGAATTCGAGGCGGCGAAGCCGGTCTACGAGCAGGTGGAGGGATGGAAGGAAGACATCTCGTCGGCCCGGGAGTTCGGCGACCTGCCGAAAGCCGCCAGGAAGTTCGTCCAGATGATCGAGGAAGTCACCGCCGTCGAGGTTTCCCTCGTCTCCGTGGGGCCCGACCGGAACCAGACGATCGTCCGGAGGAATCCCTTCCGCGCTTGA
- a CDS encoding cytochrome c family protein has protein sequence MRKFAMLMAIVMVTVFSAGVIVAGNAPETVTIKEVQKTKPPVVFPHKAHADRIKNCAECHHKDAAGKEQACFACHKAEKKGDVIAMKDAMHTKCTGCHKKDATKKAPTKCNDCHKK, from the coding sequence ATGAGGAAATTCGCGATGTTGATGGCAATCGTGATGGTGACGGTGTTTTCTGCCGGGGTGATCGTCGCCGGGAACGCACCCGAGACGGTGACCATCAAGGAGGTCCAGAAGACGAAGCCGCCGGTCGTTTTCCCCCACAAGGCGCACGCGGACCGGATCAAGAATTGCGCGGAGTGCCACCACAAGGACGCGGCCGGCAAGGAGCAGGCGTGCTTTGCCTGCCACAAGGCCGAGAAGAAGGGCGACGTGATCGCCATGAAGGACGCCATGCACACGAAGTGCACGGGGTGCCACAAGAAGGACGCGACGAAGAAGGCTCCGACGAAGTGTAACGACTGCCACAAGAAGTAG
- the ccsB gene encoding c-type cytochrome biogenesis protein CcsB encodes MSNVILFNLTTFLFGVASALYLGALYAKNENIAVAGTWVCVLAAVVSTAALGMRWYESYQMGIGRIPVTNLYESLVFFAWSVNLFYLVVERKYRNRTFGAFVMPIAFFTMVFAVYNDSSIQPLVPALQSYWLHAHVITCFVGYAAFAVSAGVALMYLLKARQEEAKISKGVVGLLPPTKTLDDLVYRAIIWGFPFLTVGIITGAAWANYAWGTYWSWDPKETWSLIVWLVYALFLHARVTRGWHGRRAAIISIVGFLATIMCYLGVNLVLSGLHSYGGS; translated from the coding sequence ATGAGCAACGTCATCCTGTTCAACCTGACCACGTTCCTGTTCGGCGTGGCGTCCGCCCTGTACCTGGGCGCCCTCTACGCGAAGAACGAAAATATCGCGGTGGCCGGCACCTGGGTCTGCGTCCTCGCGGCCGTCGTTTCCACCGCGGCGCTCGGGATGCGCTGGTACGAGTCGTACCAGATGGGGATCGGCCGCATCCCCGTGACGAACCTCTACGAGTCGCTCGTCTTCTTCGCCTGGTCGGTGAACCTCTTCTACCTGGTCGTGGAAAGGAAGTACCGCAACCGCACCTTCGGGGCCTTCGTGATGCCGATCGCCTTCTTCACGATGGTCTTCGCCGTCTATAACGACAGCAGCATCCAGCCGCTGGTGCCGGCGCTGCAGTCGTACTGGCTCCACGCCCACGTCATCACCTGCTTCGTCGGGTACGCGGCGTTCGCCGTCTCCGCCGGCGTCGCCCTCATGTACCTGCTGAAGGCCCGGCAGGAAGAGGCGAAGATCTCCAAGGGGGTGGTCGGACTGCTGCCCCCGACCAAGACGCTCGACGACCTGGTCTACCGGGCGATCATCTGGGGATTCCCGTTCCTGACCGTCGGGATCATCACCGGGGCGGCGTGGGCGAACTACGCCTGGGGAACCTACTGGTCGTGGGACCCGAAGGAGACCTGGTCCCTGATCGTCTGGCTGGTCTATGCGCTCTTCCTGCACGCCCGGGTCACGCGGGGATGGCACGGCCGGCGCGCCGCCATCATCTCCATCGTGGGGTTCCTGGCGACGATCATGTGCTACCTCGGCGTCAATCTCGTTCTCTCGGGGCTGCACTCCTACGGCGGAAGCTGA
- the serA gene encoding phosphoglycerate dehydrogenase, whose product MKVLALDNLQKVGIDVFVKEGIEVDVKGKMTPEELAAAINQYDAVVVRGATKATAACFENASRIKVIGRAGSGTDNIDKVAATKKGVVVMNTPGGNTVTTAEHAVSMMMALSRQIPQATASMKAGKWEKNKFMGTEITDKVLGVVGLGAIGKVVADRALGVKMVVVAFDPYVSREDAALLGVEMATLDELYARADFITYHTPLTPETKGMVNAAAIAKMKDGVRIINCARGALVNEADLLAALQSGKVAGVALDVFATEPPPPDMPLLAHPNVILTPHLGAATTEAQEKVAVLIAEQICDFLKKGTIRNSVNFPSVAGELLPVLKPFLTLAERLGAFHGQLLRNPVRELRVDYYGEVGKLSTAPVTISVLKGLLQYQTEEVNLVNARMVAEERGIKVGESKTPKSEPYASLLKVTVVTEGGESSVAGTAFGGAPRIVQIDAFSIVADLAGGILMLRNQDVPGVVGRIGTFLGEKGINIAGLRLGRTEVGGTAVSLINVDNAVPETVLAQLRKLPNIMDAQYLIF is encoded by the coding sequence ATGAAAGTGCTCGCGCTGGACAACCTGCAGAAGGTCGGGATCGACGTGTTCGTGAAGGAAGGGATCGAGGTCGACGTGAAGGGGAAGATGACGCCCGAAGAGCTGGCGGCGGCCATCAACCAGTACGACGCCGTCGTCGTCCGCGGCGCCACCAAGGCCACGGCGGCATGCTTCGAGAACGCCTCGCGGATCAAGGTGATCGGGCGCGCCGGCAGCGGCACGGACAACATCGACAAGGTCGCCGCCACCAAGAAGGGCGTGGTCGTGATGAACACCCCCGGCGGCAACACCGTGACGACCGCCGAGCACGCCGTATCGATGATGATGGCCCTCTCCCGCCAGATCCCGCAGGCGACCGCGTCGATGAAGGCGGGGAAGTGGGAAAAGAACAAGTTCATGGGCACCGAGATCACCGACAAGGTCCTCGGCGTCGTCGGCCTGGGAGCCATCGGGAAAGTCGTGGCGGACCGCGCGCTGGGGGTCAAGATGGTCGTGGTCGCCTTCGATCCGTACGTGTCCAGGGAGGACGCGGCGCTCCTCGGCGTCGAGATGGCGACCCTCGACGAGCTGTACGCCCGTGCCGATTTCATCACGTACCACACGCCGCTCACGCCGGAGACCAAGGGAATGGTGAACGCCGCCGCGATCGCGAAGATGAAGGACGGCGTGCGGATCATCAACTGCGCCCGCGGGGCGCTCGTGAACGAGGCCGACCTGCTGGCGGCCCTCCAGTCGGGAAAGGTGGCCGGAGTGGCGCTCGACGTCTTCGCGACGGAGCCTCCCCCTCCCGATATGCCGTTGCTGGCGCACCCCAACGTGATCCTCACGCCGCATCTTGGCGCCGCGACGACGGAAGCCCAGGAAAAGGTGGCGGTGCTGATCGCGGAGCAGATCTGCGATTTCCTGAAAAAGGGGACGATCCGCAACTCGGTGAACTTCCCGTCCGTCGCCGGTGAACTTCTGCCCGTGCTGAAGCCGTTCCTGACTCTCGCCGAGCGTCTCGGCGCGTTCCACGGGCAGCTGCTCCGAAACCCGGTCCGTGAGCTCAGGGTCGACTACTACGGGGAGGTCGGGAAGCTCTCCACGGCCCCGGTCACGATCTCGGTGCTGAAGGGGCTCCTGCAGTACCAGACCGAGGAGGTGAACCTCGTCAACGCCCGGATGGTCGCCGAGGAGCGCGGCATCAAGGTGGGCGAGTCGAAGACCCCCAAGTCGGAGCCGTACGCGAGTCTTCTGAAGGTCACCGTGGTGACCGAGGGCGGGGAGTCGTCCGTGGCCGGCACCGCGTTCGGGGGGGCGCCGAGGATCGTCCAGATCGACGCCTTCTCCATCGTGGCGGATCTCGCCGGCGGCATCCTCATGTTGCGGAACCAGGACGTCCCGGGCGTGGTCGGCCGGATCGGCACCTTCCTCGGCGAGAAGGGGATCAACATCGCCGGCCTGCGGCTGGGCAGGACCGAGGTCGGCGGAACCGCCGTGTCGCTCATCAACGTCGACAACGCCGTCCCCGAGACCGTCCTTGCGCAGCTTCGAAAGCTCCCGAACATCATGGACGCCCAATACCTGATTTTCTGA
- a CDS encoding 4Fe-4S binding protein — MRYLKRRIFQGLGTVLPNAWLPGFLTASLYQGPMKGACTPLLNCYACPSALLSCPIGTLQHFAAGGNVSWYAVGTLSVVGASVGRMTCGWLCPFGALQDLLYKFRGWKASLPHWTRYLRYAVLAGLVFVIPYLTHENWFSKLCPVGTLMGGLPWVAMSAGIRSMVRSLFWVKIAILLFFVTASAMVKRPFCRAICPLGAIFSLFNKSSFLQLAWDPDTCTRCGKCQMICPVDIRPDRNPTDADCLRCLDCTRCPSLKLTTVFHRQPFGDPVFPVPAAGNAPGASAN, encoded by the coding sequence TTGAGATACCTGAAACGGCGGATCTTCCAGGGGCTGGGGACCGTCCTTCCCAACGCCTGGCTCCCCGGCTTCCTGACGGCGTCGCTCTACCAGGGGCCGATGAAGGGCGCCTGCACCCCGTTGCTGAACTGCTACGCCTGCCCCTCCGCCCTGCTCTCCTGCCCCATCGGCACGCTGCAGCATTTCGCCGCGGGCGGGAACGTCTCGTGGTACGCGGTCGGGACCCTGTCGGTCGTCGGCGCGTCCGTCGGGCGGATGACGTGCGGGTGGCTGTGCCCCTTCGGCGCCCTCCAGGACCTCCTCTACAAGTTCCGTGGGTGGAAGGCGTCCCTGCCGCACTGGACGCGGTATCTCCGCTATGCCGTCCTGGCCGGACTCGTGTTCGTCATCCCTTACCTCACCCACGAGAACTGGTTCTCGAAGCTGTGCCCCGTGGGGACGCTGATGGGCGGCCTGCCGTGGGTCGCGATGAGCGCCGGCATCCGCTCGATGGTCCGGTCGCTGTTCTGGGTCAAGATCGCGATCTTGCTCTTCTTCGTCACGGCGTCGGCGATGGTCAAGCGCCCCTTCTGCCGGGCGATCTGTCCCCTCGGGGCGATCTTCTCCCTGTTCAACAAGTCGAGCTTCCTGCAGCTCGCCTGGGACCCCGACACCTGCACGCGGTGCGGGAAGTGCCAGATGATCTGCCCGGTCGACATCCGTCCCGACAGGAACCCGACCGACGCGGACTGCCTGCGCTGCCTCGACTGCACCCGGTGCCCGAGCCTGAAGCTCACCACGGTGTTCCACCGGCAGCCGTTCGGCGATCCCGTCTTCCCGGTCCCGGCCGCCGGCAACGCACCGGGTGCGTCCGCCAACTGA
- a CDS encoding FAD-dependent oxidoreductase, with protein MSNSLIDSLRPENLLRSGYKDCVLCEVSRPGEEKRCRDCSGRLDQRDRLLWEIRRERIRKTAGILSLVYPGLGHLYSGRIAFGVFWAALLPLSLALVLNVGSGITFGHGVLLLEAGVIWWMAHVDARRGPREPAAPCEDACPAHIRVPDYIALVREGRPLEALALVHDMLPFAAFCGRACPHPCEQKCVRNEFGAPISIMEIKRYAADLGYAAGIPPSSGDRGGILHPRVAVVGAGASGLSAADTLARLGALVTVFDRYPEPGGMMRYGAAEFRFPADALHSDVDRILARGVRFRGGVTFGRDVTFSSLAAEGFDAVLIAVGARDALRLPSAGGEDQGFHDALSFLVRVRERRFPGVPGRVAVIGGGNAAIDAARCALRMGASDVTIACVESREGMPAFAWEIEAAVSEGVTFLPGAAVKRFLLKGGRVTAFEAMTVERVDLDPDGRVAPRTVPGSEFEVSADTVVMAIGSRADLSFLPDGVSRKPTDPGRHVFRLQFPGGKPKIAGYMCGDCVLGPGSVVEASTSGREAALNIYADLAVEEVRGARFKDNYRRRHEPQVTDRPGWRVRRKAERLSPEVARTTFDETEKRLTDRCASEEAERCARCNISL; from the coding sequence ATGAGCAATTCCCTGATCGATTCCCTCCGCCCGGAAAACCTCCTCCGATCCGGCTACAAGGATTGCGTTCTCTGCGAGGTCTCGCGCCCGGGCGAGGAGAAGCGGTGCCGGGACTGCTCCGGCCGGCTCGACCAGCGCGACCGTCTCCTGTGGGAGATCCGGAGGGAGCGGATCCGCAAAACGGCGGGGATCCTTTCGCTCGTCTACCCGGGGCTCGGGCACCTGTACTCGGGCCGGATCGCCTTCGGGGTCTTCTGGGCGGCCCTCCTTCCGCTCAGCCTCGCTCTCGTCCTCAACGTGGGTTCCGGGATCACCTTCGGCCACGGCGTCCTCCTGCTCGAGGCGGGCGTGATCTGGTGGATGGCGCATGTCGACGCCCGCCGGGGCCCCCGCGAACCGGCGGCTCCGTGCGAGGACGCGTGCCCGGCCCACATCCGCGTTCCGGACTACATCGCCCTCGTGCGGGAGGGGCGGCCGCTCGAGGCGCTGGCGCTGGTGCACGACATGCTTCCGTTCGCGGCGTTCTGCGGACGCGCCTGTCCCCATCCGTGCGAGCAGAAGTGCGTACGCAACGAGTTCGGGGCGCCGATTTCCATCATGGAGATCAAGCGGTACGCGGCGGACCTCGGGTACGCGGCGGGGATCCCCCCGTCTTCCGGGGATCGCGGAGGGATCCTCCATCCCCGAGTGGCGGTCGTCGGCGCCGGCGCGTCCGGATTGTCCGCCGCCGACACGCTCGCCAGGCTCGGGGCCCTCGTCACGGTGTTCGATCGGTACCCCGAACCCGGCGGGATGATGCGGTACGGCGCGGCGGAGTTCCGGTTTCCCGCAGACGCGCTTCATTCGGACGTGGACCGGATCCTCGCCCGGGGAGTGCGCTTCCGGGGCGGGGTCACCTTCGGCAGGGACGTGACGTTCTCTTCCCTCGCGGCGGAGGGGTTCGACGCCGTCCTGATCGCCGTGGGAGCCCGCGATGCGTTGCGGCTGCCTTCCGCGGGCGGGGAGGACCAGGGATTCCACGACGCGCTTTCGTTCCTCGTGCGCGTTCGGGAACGCCGGTTTCCGGGGGTCCCCGGACGGGTGGCCGTGATCGGCGGCGGGAACGCCGCGATCGACGCGGCCCGGTGCGCCCTCCGGATGGGGGCGTCGGACGTGACGATCGCCTGCGTCGAGTCCAGGGAGGGGATGCCGGCGTTCGCGTGGGAGATCGAGGCGGCCGTCTCGGAGGGGGTAACGTTCCTTCCGGGCGCGGCGGTGAAGCGTTTCCTCCTGAAGGGCGGAAGGGTGACCGCGTTCGAGGCGATGACGGTGGAGCGGGTGGACCTCGACCCGGACGGGAGAGTCGCGCCACGGACCGTCCCCGGCAGCGAATTCGAGGTTTCCGCCGACACCGTCGTGATGGCGATCGGAAGCCGGGCCGACCTCTCCTTCCTTCCTGACGGAGTTTCCCGGAAGCCCACGGATCCGGGACGCCACGTTTTCCGCTTGCAATTTCCCGGGGGGAAACCTAAAATCGCCGGCTATATGTGCGGTGATTGCGTTCTCGGTCCCGGCTCCGTGGTCGAGGCGTCCACCTCCGGGCGGGAAGCCGCGTTGAATATCTACGCGGATCTCGCCGTCGAAGAGGTCAGAGGGGCGCGGTTCAAGGACAACTACCGCCGTCGCCACGAGCCCCAGGTGACCGACCGCCCCGGGTGGCGCGTTCGACGCAAGGCGGAGAGGCTTTCTCCCGAAGTGGCACGCACGACGTTCGATGAAACGGAAAAGAGGCTTACGGATCGGTGCGCAAGCGAGGAAGCGGAACGGTGCGCACGGTGCAATATCTCGCTGTAG